The genomic region GCCTAACCTCAGCCGTCCCTGCGGGACCAAAGCACCCCCCCTTCCACCGGCCCTTAACTAAATGGCAGTGGCCAAAGCCTTGGGACAAGAGAATCACCCCAGCCCCACGGGTCGCCCACACCGACGACCACCGCAAGCCTCTGCCGCCAGGGGAGGCCGTTCATGTACTTGACGGCCTTTCGAAGAGGACTCCCGGACGATGCACCCGTCCGTCCGCCCGCCGGTCCCCGCCTGAGGCGAACCACAACCTTTTACGCTCTCCCGCCGGCCCACCGGTAGGCGTAGCGTTTAACCTTCATACCGCTTCCACCCGGCGAGGCGGGTCCCTTTTCACGGGGAACCTGGCCTTTGCGCCTGACGAGATCCCGACCCGGCTTCGCGAAATCAGCTTCTGGATAAGAATAAACACGAGCAGCAACGCCCCGATCACGATCCGCGTCCACCAACTGTTGAGCGATCCGTTAAACGTGATCAACGTCTGGATTACGCCAAGGATCAGTACGCCCATCAGCGTCCCGGGCACGAAGCCGACGCCGCCTGTCAGAAGGGTTCCTCCGATGACCACGGCGGCGATGGTGTCCAGTTCCAAGCCGACAAAGGACGCCGGATTGCCGGACTGCATGTAAAACGTGGAGACGATGCCTGCAAACGCCGAGAACAAGCCGGCCAGCGAATAGGTCGCGACCTTGGTGGCGCTGACGGGCAGACCCATCAGCCGGGCCGACGTCTCGTTTGAGCCAACCGCGTAGACGTTTCGCCCAAAGGGGGTGAAACTCGCCACGAAGGTGCCAATCACGACCGCGAAAATAAAACAGATGGCGGTGAACGGGAGGACGGCTTTGGGCGCGACGACTATGGAAAGTTGGGGAAGGATCTCGGCGTAGAAGGGATGGTCGATCGGGATGGACTCGGGGTGAACGACGAAGGCGAGTCCGCGCAGGAAGAACAGCCCCGCCAGGGTGACGAGGAAGGGCGGCAGGGCGAACACCTGGATGAGGCTCCCCATGATCGCGCCCCCGGCTCCGCCGATCGCGAGGGCAACCGGCACGGCCCAGGCCGGATCCCACCCGAGTTGGAGCAGCTTGGCGATGAAGATGCCCGTAAACGCAATCAGTGAGCCGACTGACAGATCGATGCCGCCGGAGAGGATCACGAAGGTGGCGCCGACGGCGGCAATGCCCAAGAAAGCGTTGTCCCCAAGCAGGTTGACCAATACCCGTGGGGTGCCGAACGCCGGGTAGAGATAACAGCCGGTCAGGTAAAGTGCCACGAGCACGATCCCGGTGGCCCCGAGGGGGATATACTTCGGATTCAGTTGCATACCCTCATGCCGGTTGGCGCGACAGGAGCCGATGTAAACGTTCGCGGAACGGTTCGCTCTGCAAGAGGCAGACGCCGATGATGACAAGCGCTTTGGGCACCGGAGAAATGTCGGCGCTCACGTTGCGCGCGTAAAGGGTCGTCGTGAGCGTCTGGATGAAAAGCGCGCCGATGACGGCGCCGATCAGGTAAAAGCGCCCTCCGGTCAGGGCGGTGCCTCCGACTACCACCGCCAGGATGGCGTCCAGTTCAAGGTACAGGCCGATGTTATTGGCGTCGGCACTCTTGATGTTGGAAGACGCAATCAGGCCAGCCAAACCCGCGCAGAAGCCGGAGAAGGTGTACGCGAAAAATTTCACCTGCCGGGAGCTGATTCCCGAATAACGGCTGGCGCGATCGTTGTCCCCCACGGATTCGATGAACAGGCCCAGGGCCGTCCGTCGCACAAGCAGATGGGTCAGCAGCAACATCGCCAGGACCAGGCTCAAGGTAAAGGGGAGCCCGAACAGGTGACCGTTCCCAAGAAAAACCATTAATGGATCGCTGAAATTGATGATTTGGCCTTCGGTGATCAGCTGCGCGATCCCTCGGCCCGCAACCATCAGGATCAGCGTTGCCACGATTGGTTGGACACCGAAACCGGCGACCAGGAGGCCATTCCAGGCCCCGGCCAGGAGGGAGGCCGCGATGGCAGCGGCGATGGCGAGAGGCGTCGCTGAGGAAGACGTGACGACGAGGCGCGCGGCGACCGCCGCGGCGATTGCCATCACGGCCCCGACGGAAAGGTCCACCCCGCCGGTAGCAATCACCAGCACCATGCCCAGGGAAAGCAGCATGACCTTCGCGCCCTGGTTAAGGATGTCTATCCGGGACCCGTAAAGGTGGCCCTCCAGGACTTGGAGACGAAAAAACCCCGGGGTAAACAATTGGTTGAACAACAGCAGCAGCGCCAGCGCAAGCAGCGGCCAGAGGATTCGCTGGCGGCGCACCGCATAGAGCAGCGCACCGAAGGCAAGCCAGAAGAGCGCATCGAAAATCGGACTCATGCCGCCCGTGCCTCCGGGTCTTCTTTGGCGATCGTTTGCAGGATCGCATCCACGCTGATGGCCGCACCAGCCAATTCGCCGACCTGGCGCCGGTCCCGCAGCACGATCACGCGCTGACTTTGCCGGACGATCTCTTCGAGCTCGGAGCTGATAAAGAGAACCCCGAGACCGTCCTGACGTAAGGCGCCGACTAACTTCTCGACTTCAGCCTTGGCGCCAACGTCAATCCCGCGAGTCGGTTCATCCAGGATGAAGATTCGCGCGGCGGTCGCAAGCCAGCGAGCCAGCAGGACCTTTTGCTGATTGCCGCCACTGAGGTTCTTCACGAGTTGATCGCGATGCGGGGTCTTGATGGCGAGGCCCTGGATGAAGCGATCAGCCAGCTTTTCCTGGTCCGCTCGGGAAAGGCGTTTCCACGGGCCACGCCCGGCTTGCAACGCGAGGATGATGTTTTCGCGCACGGTCAGGTTGGGGATGATTCCGGCCACCTTGCGGTCCTCAGGCGTCAGCGCGATCCGCTGCCGGATGGCCGCCCGGGGAGAGCGCAGGATCGCGGGTACGCCATCAATCTCAAGGCTGCCCTGGTCAGGTTTATCGATCCCGAAGAGAAGCCGGGCGGTTTCGGTGCGGCCGGATCCGAGCAACCCGGCCAGACCGACCACTTCCCCAGGACGAATTTCCAGATCCAGCGGGTGGATGGATCCTTTCCGTCCCAGCCCGGTTGCTTTGAGTAACGCCGTTTCCTCGCGGACCGGGGCGGCGTGGACCCGCTTTTGCGCCAGGGCTTCCACCTCTTGCAACTCTTTTCCCATCATGTGTGCGACCAGTTTCACCCGGGGCAGTTCCTTGATCGGGAACCGCCCCACCAACCGGCCGTTGCGGAGGATGGTCACGGAATCGCAGAGCTTGTAAACCTGCTCGAGAAAGTGGGTCACGAACAAGATCCCCAGCCCGTCGCCACGCAGTTTGCGCAGGATTTTGAAAAGCTCTTCCGCTTCGCCGTCGTCCAGACTCGACGTCGGTTCATCCAGGATCAACAGTTTGGCGGAAATGTCGAGCGCGCGCGCAATCGCGACTAACTGCTGGATCGCAATCGGGTAGGAGGAAAGCTGGCGCGAAACATCGACCTTCAGGTCAAGCCGGCTCAGCGCCTGGCGCGCACGCCGCGCGATCGCGCCCCAGCGAATCGCACCCAAAAATACCGGCTGCCGGCCGAGGCAGATGTTCTCCGCCACGGAAAGGTCCGGAATCAGGTTAACTTCCTGGTAGACGGTGCTGATCCCCAGCCGCTCAGCGGCGCGCGGCGACTTCGGGTTGACGGGCACCCCGTCAAGCGCCGCCTCCCCCGCGTCCCGGGGAAACACGCCGGTGAGCGTCTTGATGAGGGTGCTCTTGCCGGCGCCGTTCTCGCCCATGAGCGCGTGGATCTCGCCGCGTTCGACGGCGAGATCTACCCGATCCAGCGCCTGTACGCCCGGGAATCTCCGGGACAGACCGCGGATGCTTAGGACGGGATTACCCACAACGACACGTGCAGACTGGTTCGGACACGGGACGGGCAACGCGCTTGCCTCGGCAAGGCGTCATCAGTACTGCCGTTTCGGCAACGTCGCCGCGGCAACCGACTGATCGTACACCCCTTCTTCGGTCACGATACGCTTCGGCACCGGCTGTCCGGCCGCCACCTTTTCGATAATGTCGAACAGCTGTGGTCCGAGAAGCGGGTTGCATTCGACGCTGCAGTTGAGTTTGCCCTCGGCCATCGCCTTGAAAGCATCGCGGACCCCGTCGATCGAGATAATGATGATGTCCTTACCGGGATGCAACCCGGCTTCCTCCATTGCCTGGATCGCCCCCAGCGCCATGTCGTCGTTATGCGCAAACACCGCGGTGATTTCTTTCGCATCCGGCGCCTTGAGAAAGGCTTCCATCACTTCCTTCCCTTTGGCCCGCGTGAAATCGCCACTCTGGGACTTGATGATCTTCATATCGGGGTGCTGCGCCAGGACCTCTTCAAACCCCTTTTTCCGATCGATGGCCGGGGCGGACCCGACGGTACCGACCAGTTCGGCGATTCTGGCTTTGCCGCCGGTTTTGTCCGCCAGCCATTTACCTGCCCGCCGGCCTTCCTCGATGAAGTCGGAACCGAGGAAACAGACGTAGAGCGATGGATCCGACACTTTGACGGCCCGGTCGGACAAGACCACGGGAATCCCGGCTCTTTTGGCTTCCTGGAGGACCGGTTCAAATCCGGTTTCGACCACGGGCGAGAACGAAATCACGTCAACGCCTTGGGCGATGAAGGAACGGATGGCTTTGATCTGATTTTCCTCTTTTTGCTGAGCATCGGAAAACCGCAGGTCGATGCCGCGTTTGGCGGCTTCGGTTTTGATGGATTCGGTGTTGGCGGTGCGCCAGCCGCTTTCGGCTCCGACCTGGGAAAAGCCGACGACCAACTTTTTCTTGGGCGCGTTTTGATCGGCGAGACCTGGGATCTGACCGAGCAGGAGGGTAGCGGCGAGTGTCAGGAGTGCATGGCCGGGAGAACGGCAGAACGAGCTTGCTTTCATTTTCTGGGGAGGCTGACGGTTGGGACGAAGTTCCGTGAGCGCTCACGGAACCGGACCACCTGCCTTTCCCGAAAAGCGGGTGGTTGTTCCGTGAGCGCTCACGGAGTTAACAGCAGCCCGCCCGTTTACACAAGTAAAAAGTGATCCGACCTGACTTTACATTCTCCGCAAACAGGTTATTCAGCTTACCATCATGCCGCCCTCCCCCCGCAAGCGGAGCAAGAACCTCACCATCAACGACGTCGCCAAGCTCGCCGGAGTTTCCTACCAAACGGTTTCGCGAGTGCTCAACGGCATGCCCGACGTCTCCCCGGTCACGCGCGAACGGGTCCAAACCATCCTGCAGGACGTGGGCTTTCGCCCCAACATGACCGCCCGGCAACTCGCAACCCAGCGCTCGACGACCATCGGGCTGGTCACCTTTGCGACCATGTTCTACGGACCTTCGCAGATCCTGACCCAGAGCGAGCAAGCGGCCAAGGAGATCGGATTGAGTTTTATGTTCAGCGGCATCGTCGACCAGAGCACCCAGGAGATCCGGCGTGCCGTTAACGACCTCTGCGCCCACCAGGTGTGCGGAATCCTCATTCACCTGCCGCTGGCACTCAATCTGCGCGACCTGCAGGATGCCTGTCGTAACGTCCCGGTCGTTGCGGTCGATTCGGATTTCGGTTTCTCCTGCCCATCGGTTTTTATTAACCAGGAAGCAGGGTCACGAAAAGCCACCCGGCATTTGATCGAGTGCGGCCACCGCAAAATCGCGTACCTTCGCGGGCCGGTGCTCTGGCGGGCGGCAAAATTGCGTTATGCGGGCTGGCTCAAGGAGCTAAAAGCCAATGGCCTGAAGCCCGGACCCGTTGTGGAAGGAGATTGGACGGCAAGCTCGGGGTTTGATGCGGCGAAGCGGCTCGCGGCCGAAAGCTGGGGAAAATGGACCGCGGTTGTGGTGGCCAATGACCAGATGGCGCTGGGGGCGATCCGGGCTTTCGAAGAGGCCGGAATCCGAGTTCCCGAAGCCGCCTCCCTCATCGGCTTCGATGACATTCCGGAAGCAGGTTTTTTCCGGCCGCCGCTTTCAACCATCAAACAAGATTTTGCGGCCCTCGGCCAATTGAGCGTCCAGCGCCTGATCGCGCAAGTTGACCCAAACTATGTGCCGCCCCGCATCCGCACCATCCAACCGATGCTCATCGAGCGCCAGAGCAGCGCGCCGCCCTCCGTCGCGTCGATCCGGGTCACGGCCCTGAACGGCGCGCCCAGCCGGCTATCAACTACCCATCCACGCCCTGATTAAGATCCACAAACAAAACCTCTGAAGCCACCCTGGCGGGGCGGCCTTCTGATGGATGGCGAAGCCGATTTTGAATGAGCCTTGTGGGCGGCGCCGGAACTACGGTTGCCGCCGGATCTCCCGCGGCCCTGCGTACCCCATCCGGCGAGTCTTGACGTGCATCCTCTTCGTGCTGCGCAACGGCATCCGCTGGGAGTTGCTGCCCCAAGCACCGCGTTACGGCTCGGGCATGATCTGCCGACGACGGCTGCAGGAGTAGCAGGCCCAAGACGTCCGGCGGCGCGTCCGCCGCGAACTGCTCAACCGGCTCGGCCTACCGGGCCACCCCGAACCGCGGCTGCACTGCACTCTGATCTGTTGGAACTTCATTTGCCTAAAGGGGTTTTGTTATGGACTCTAAATGCAAAATCGCCGCTAGAAAGGGGTTGCTGAACGATTGGCGGTTCT from Verrucomicrobiota bacterium harbors:
- the yjfF gene encoding sugar ABC transporter permease YjfF — translated: MQLNPKYIPLGATGIVLVALYLTGCYLYPAFGTPRVLVNLLGDNAFLGIAAVGATFVILSGGIDLSVGSLIAFTGIFIAKLLQLGWDPAWAVPVALAIGGAGGAIMGSLIQVFALPPFLVTLAGLFFLRGLAFVVHPESIPIDHPFYAEILPQLSIVVAPKAVLPFTAICFIFAVVIGTFVASFTPFGRNVYAVGSNETSARLMGLPVSATKVATYSLAGLFSAFAGIVSTFYMQSGNPASFVGLELDTIAAVVIGGTLLTGGVGFVPGTLMGVLILGVIQTLITFNGSLNSWWTRIVIGALLLVFILIQKLISRSRVGISSGAKARFPVKRDPPRRVEAV
- a CDS encoding ABC transporter permease, which produces MSPIFDALFWLAFGALLYAVRRQRILWPLLALALLLLFNQLFTPGFFRLQVLEGHLYGSRIDILNQGAKVMLLSLGMVLVIATGGVDLSVGAVMAIAAAVAARLVVTSSSATPLAIAAAIAASLLAGAWNGLLVAGFGVQPIVATLILMVAGRGIAQLITEGQIINFSDPLMVFLGNGHLFGLPFTLSLVLAMLLLTHLLVRRTALGLFIESVGDNDRASRYSGISSRQVKFFAYTFSGFCAGLAGLIASSNIKSADANNIGLYLELDAILAVVVGGTALTGGRFYLIGAVIGALFIQTLTTTLYARNVSADISPVPKALVIIGVCLLQSEPFRERLHRLLSRQPA
- a CDS encoding sugar ABC transporter ATP-binding protein, which gives rise to MGNPVLSIRGLSRRFPGVQALDRVDLAVERGEIHALMGENGAGKSTLIKTLTGVFPRDAGEAALDGVPVNPKSPRAAERLGISTVYQEVNLIPDLSVAENICLGRQPVFLGAIRWGAIARRARQALSRLDLKVDVSRQLSSYPIAIQQLVAIARALDISAKLLILDEPTSSLDDGEAEELFKILRKLRGDGLGILFVTHFLEQVYKLCDSVTILRNGRLVGRFPIKELPRVKLVAHMMGKELQEVEALAQKRVHAAPVREETALLKATGLGRKGSIHPLDLEIRPGEVVGLAGLLGSGRTETARLLFGIDKPDQGSLEIDGVPAILRSPRAAIRQRIALTPEDRKVAGIIPNLTVRENIILALQAGRGPWKRLSRADQEKLADRFIQGLAIKTPHRDQLVKNLSGGNQQKVLLARWLATAARIFILDEPTRGIDVGAKAEVEKLVGALRQDGLGVLFISSELEEIVRQSQRVIVLRDRRQVGELAGAAISVDAILQTIAKEDPEARAA
- a CDS encoding ABC transporter substrate-binding protein, with translation MKASSFCRSPGHALLTLAATLLLGQIPGLADQNAPKKKLVVGFSQVGAESGWRTANTESIKTEAAKRGIDLRFSDAQQKEENQIKAIRSFIAQGVDVISFSPVVETGFEPVLQEAKRAGIPVVLSDRAVKVSDPSLYVCFLGSDFIEEGRRAGKWLADKTGGKARIAELVGTVGSAPAIDRKKGFEEVLAQHPDMKIIKSQSGDFTRAKGKEVMEAFLKAPDAKEITAVFAHNDDMALGAIQAMEEAGLHPGKDIIIISIDGVRDAFKAMAEGKLNCSVECNPLLGPQLFDIIEKVAAGQPVPKRIVTEEGVYDQSVAAATLPKRQY
- a CDS encoding substrate-binding domain-containing protein; the encoded protein is MPPSPRKRSKNLTINDVAKLAGVSYQTVSRVLNGMPDVSPVTRERVQTILQDVGFRPNMTARQLATQRSTTIGLVTFATMFYGPSQILTQSEQAAKEIGLSFMFSGIVDQSTQEIRRAVNDLCAHQVCGILIHLPLALNLRDLQDACRNVPVVAVDSDFGFSCPSVFINQEAGSRKATRHLIECGHRKIAYLRGPVLWRAAKLRYAGWLKELKANGLKPGPVVEGDWTASSGFDAAKRLAAESWGKWTAVVVANDQMALGAIRAFEEAGIRVPEAASLIGFDDIPEAGFFRPPLSTIKQDFAALGQLSVQRLIAQVDPNYVPPRIRTIQPMLIERQSSAPPSVASIRVTALNGAPSRLSTTHPRPD
- a CDS encoding transposase; translation: MNEPCGRRRNYGCRRISRGPAYPIRRVLTCILFVLRNGIRWELLPQAPRYGSGMICRRRLQE